The proteins below are encoded in one region of Silene latifolia isolate original U9 population chromosome 2, ASM4854445v1, whole genome shotgun sequence:
- the LOC141641831 gene encoding uncharacterized protein LOC141641831 translates to MKNLTNLERSKINETLLENSTNGKPRYVIINEVAARFSVDRKTIQRLWKSAELQRNASIPVNVSSKKKGSKKVGRVVLDEEKLKSIDLLNRTTQHSLAENLGVSQSTVSRWVMSKKIRSHTNALKPGLTDKNKLARLIFSLQHLDYHQLTKRVVFKDQSNIIHMDEKWFSKTKPTTRFYLAKSETDPHRCVQSKSFIEKVMFMSAVGRPKYGSNGDLIFDGKIGIWPFVIQVPAQRNSKNRPMGTVETKCIESINKQVTKDMILNCVLPAIKAKWPSNVSKRIIIQQDNARPHFSNDDPDFRKTKNIGWWQIELAYQTPNSPDLNVLDLGVFRSIQSLQQKKKAIKLDELIHNTIQAYEEQDVLKLNYVWITLQACMLEIMKRKGGIDYPVPHMHKTKLVAAGLLPEYLNANIDLVKECIQYAQNVGDPSTISELVNSLHIITENAENTAGTSGTSNEPIRDTEPVGSITEAGEGSNEPTLGIYPPVGSITDWFLDLCARE, encoded by the coding sequence ATGAAGAATCTCACAAACTTAGAAAGATCAAAAATTAATGAAACATTATTGGAAAACAGCACTAATGGAAAACCAAGGTACGTCATTATCAATGAAGTTGCAGCAAGGTTTTCAGTGGACAGGAAAACCATACAAAGGTTATGGAAATCAGCAGAGTTACAAAGAAATGCATCCATACCCGTCAATGTGAGCAgcaagaagaaaggaagcaagaaAGTAGGGAGGGTGGTGTTAGATGAAGAAAAGCTGAAGTCAATTGATCTTCTAAACAGGACAACACAACACTCACTTGCTGAAAATTTAGGAGTGAGTCAGTCAACAGTTTCAAGATGGGTTATGTCAAAGAAGATCAGGTCACACACAAATGCACTCAAACCAGGTTTGACTGATAAAAATAAACTTGCTAGATTAATTTTCAGTCTACAACATCTAGATTATCATCAACTAACTAAAAGAGTGGTTTTCAAAGATCAAAGCAATATCATACATATGGATGAGAAATGGTTTTCTAAAACTAAACCTACTACAAGATTTTACTTGGCTAAGAGTGAAACAGATCCTCATAGGTGTGTGCAGTCAAAAAGTTTCATAGAAAAAGTAATGTTTATGTCTGCTGTAGGAAGACCAAAGTATGGGTCAAATGGTGATCTTATTTTTGATGGAAAGATAGGTATTTGGCCCTTTGTTATACAAGTACCGGCACAAAGAAATTCCAAAAACAGGCCAATGGGTACAGTAGAAACAAAATGCATTGAGTCTATAAACAAACAAGTAACCAAAGATATGATTCTAAACTGTGTGTTGCCAGCAATAAAGGCCAAATGGCCTTCTAATGTGAGTAAGCGCATAATTATTCAACAAGATAATGCTCGCCCACATTTTAGCAATGATGATCCAGATTTTAGAAAGACAAAGAACATCGGATGGTGGCAGATTGAGTTGGCTTATCAAACACCCAATTCACCAGACTTAAATGTcttggatttgggggtttttaggTCAATCCAATCtctccaacaaaaaaaaaaggcaatCAAGTTGGATGAACTTATTCATAACACAATCCAGGCATATGAAGAACAAGATGTTCTTAAACTTAATTATGTGTGGATAACATTGCAGGCATGTATGCTtgaaataatgaaaagaaaaggtGGCATAGATTACCCTGTGCCACATATGCACAAAACAAAACTAGTTGCAGCTGGTTTATTGCCTGAATATTTGAATGCTAACATTGATTTAGTGAAAGAATGCATACAATATGCACAGAATGTTGGTGATCCAAGCACTATAAGTGAATTAGTGAATTCACTTCACATAATAACAGAGAATGCAGAAAATACAGCAGGTACCAGTGGCACCAGTAATGAACCAATAAGGGACACTGAGCCTGTTGGCAGCATTACTGAAGCAGGTGAAGGTAGTAATGAACCAACATTGGGGATTTATCCCCCTGTTGGTAGCATTACTGATTGGTTCTTAGATTTATGTGCAAGGGAATGA
- the LOC141641833 gene encoding uncharacterized protein LOC141641833, with translation MGSSSRLNAWKSKWIEGGYSLHDLCGDFIDVPTDSTLLVGDLHDNHRRWDLSSLGFDPGEGVTKKILATYIPCQPSDDSFYWKFSKHGVFTVKSGYYVAARPYLMDLPRMLIALELGSEFLKRKMDWRSSSSLCDESSPCMESISHLFRDCSFAKALWFGCPLGLRITGGVDIDARVWVINWVTYFLIGPDLNSLLFPLIATLWRIWCRRNETVFKNRRPWPLSALNSILGDIQCMDEVVSS, from the exons ATGGGATCTTCTTCTCGGCTTAATGCTTGGAAGAGTAAATGGATTGAAGGCGGCTATAGTCTTCATGATCTTTGTGGGGATTTTATTGATGTTCCTACTGATTCCACGCTACTGGTTGGTGATCTTCATGATAATCATAGAAGATGGGATCTCTCTTCTCTTGGTTTCGATCCGGGTGAGGGAGTTACTAAGAAAATCCTCGCAACTTATATCCCGTGTCAACCCTCGGATGACTCCTTCTACTGGAAATTCTCTAAACATGGTGTTTTCACAGTCAAGTCGGGATACTATGTTGCCGCTAGGCCTTATCTAATGGACCTACCTCGAATGCTGATCGCTCTAGAAT TGGGCTCTGAATTCCTCAAACGAAAAATGGATTGGCGCTCCTCCTCTTCTCTTTGTGATGAATCATCTCCTTGTATGGAATCTATTTCTCACCTCTTCAGAGATTGTAGCTTTGCAAAGGCTTTATGGTTTGGATGTCCTTTAGGACTTAGAATCACGGGAGGGGTGGACATTGATGCTAGGGTTTGGGTCATAAACTGGGTTACTTATTTCTTAATTGGCCCAGATCTCAACTCCCTCCTCTTTCCCCTTATTGCTACCCTTTGGAGAATTTGGTGCCGTAGGAATGAGACGGTGTTCAAAAACCGTCGCCCTTGGCCTTTGAGTGCTCTCAATTCTATTCTTGGTGACATTCAGTGTATGGATGAGGTAGTGAGCAGTTAA